The genomic DNA TATTTATATATAATAATAGGAACTAATATATTACTAATGTTAACTATTAATCAATGCTATTTAGATTTTGTTAAAAAAATCCTTAATGAAGGAAAGGAAACATATAAGGATAGCGATCATCATTTAAAGGAAAATTTAGGTAACTATTATTTTATTGAAGATCCTTTAAATTTGAAATTTAAAGCCAAGTATCAGAACATGACTTCTGATATGATGCTTGACATGATTAAATCTGGAAAGTTTGACATGGAAGGATGTCCAATAAAAAGTGATGCTCTTTTTGAATATGTGAAATCTTTTGATGATGATTCAGATCAAGGATTTGTATATAGTTATCCTAACAGAATTTTAGCACATTTTGATGTTAATCAGTTTGATGTAATGAAAGATAGAATTTTAAATTCTACCGGAAGTAATCGTGCAGTTGCTGTAACTTATGACCCTGCACTTGATTGTAATCGTGAAGATATTCCTTGTCTACAGATACTTCAAGCAGTTGTACGTGATGGTGAATTGACCATTCATTGCTTCTTTAGATCAAATGACATATATGGCGCATTTTACTCTAACATGTTTTTTATAGCTTATATTGGTATAAAACTTAAAGATGAAGTAAATAAGGAATTAATTTCTGAAAAGCTAAACTTTGGTGGCGTTCATTATTATTCATCATCTGGTCATATATACAATACTGATTTAAGAAGTGCTAAAAAATTAATCTCAAAACACTAATTTTTATTTATTTTTTTTATTTTTCCAAATGCTGATATTTTTTCTCTTTTGACAATTTTCTTTTTTTACATTATATTTTTGTAGATTGTTATTCATTTTTGTATATATATTGTATAATTTTATCCATTATTTGTTAATTTTTTTCTAATAATTTTCATATTTTAAAGTAAATTTTTGAATATTGTTTAAAATTAATTAGATATATTTATTAATCCCAACATGCCATATATATTATAGAATTATTATTAAAATTGTTTTAATTAATTCATATGATTTCGTGGTGATAAATTTTGTTAAAAAAATCTTGGCTATTTTTAACAATATTGATTATATTGCTAACAATTGTCCCGGTTTTTGCTGATGATCCTGGTGTGGAAGGAAATTCGGTAGAAATAGAGGCCGATACAATTAGTGATATTAATGGATATTTTAACAATGGTTCAATTTCAAGTAGTGATACTGTATATTTAGGTAACAAGTCCTACTCTAACGATGGAACTACCATCGCTATTGAAAACCTGAATAATATAGTAATAAATGGAGGAACGATTAGTGACCCCGATTCTTATTCAACTTTTACAGTAAACAATGGGAATCTACTAACTTTTACAAATGGGGCGAATATAACCTTCTTAAACATTCATTTTAAGGGAATGGCAGGTCAAACGGAGAATAATCCTTACATGACTCTAAATTCTGAGGATGGTTATATTAAATTTATAAACTGTACATTTGATGATATTCAAAGTGATACATCCAATAATGTATTGGAATTAACAGCTAAGGATTTGTTAATCTCAGGCACTAATTTTACCAACATCAAGGCAGGTCTTGAGTATGGTCCGAAAAATATTATCAATGGTAATGTACAATCTGTAAACATTTCTAATTCTAATTTTAAAGATATCTTTGGAGCAAAAGCATTTACAGGAACTACTTCAAGAGTAATATTTTCTGGAAATAATTTCACTAAGGTAAATGGTGCTAATGGAAAATCTTTTATTGATATGAGCTCTAATGCTGAAGAATTTATTTTTATAAATAATTATTTGGATAATGTCCAGTCTTCTATTGTAAGTGGTTCTGCAAATTCTTATAATATTTCTAATAATAATTTTACTAAGGTAAATGGTAAAGGAAAAACTGTAATTGATTTTGGTACTGTATCTGGAGAGTTTGTATTTACAAACAATTATTTGGATGATGTACAATCTGAACTATGGAGTACAATTTATAGTATTATCAATGGTACTGCAAGTTCATACAATATTTCAAATAATATATTCAATAATACTAATGGTCCATTAGATTTCAGTAAAGGTACAAGTGATAATTTCATTATCTCTGGAAATAATTTCACTAAGATAAATGCTAAAGGAAAACCAGTTATTGATTTTGGTACTGTATCTGGAGAGTTTGTATTTACAAACAATTATTTGGATGATGTACAATCTGAACAATATAGCACAATATCCGATATTCTCAAAGGTACTGCAAGTTCATACAATATATCAGATAATGTATTCAATAATACTAAAGGTCCATTAAACTTTGCTGATGGTACAACCGACAGCTTTGTAATCTCTGGAAACAATTTTACTAACATTGACAGTAGTGGAAATACAAAGTTGCCTATAATTAACTTTGGCACTGTTACTGGTGACTTCTTATTCACTGGAAATAACCTTGAAAATGTCTCTGTTAAATATGGTATGAATCCAACTGATATCATAACAGGTTCTGCTAAATCCTACAATATATCTGATAACGTTTTCAATAATGTAAACGGATCAATAGATTTCAGTGCAGGTACTGGCAGTGAAAATTTCATAATGTCTGGAAACAATTTCACCAAAGTTAACAATAACCAATTCATCAACTTCGGTACTGTTACAGGTGAGTTTGTATTTACAGGCAATAGTCTTGAAAATGTATCTAGTATAAATAATAACAATCCGAACGCATTGATTACTGGTTCTGCTACTTCATACAATATATCCGACAATAGCTTTACAAACATATCCGGATATATTGATTTCAGTGGTAGTACAAGTGATAAATTCATATTGTCCAACAATAATTTTACAAACATTTATACTCCTTATAATGATTTCATCAACATCGGAACTGTAAATGGGGAGTTCTTATCTAAAAACAATAATTTCACAGAAATCAAAACTCATTTGAGCAATGAATACAACAACATCATTACCGGAACTGCAAATGATATTGTCATTGACAATTCAAGCTTCCAAAAAATTGATGGTTCTGTATTCAAATTTGATTCTGGTTCTAACTTGAAAATTATAAACAGCACATTTTCACAAATTTTATTCAACGATCCTATTGTTCATTTTGACATAACTGGTGACTTTGTATGTGTTAACAATACATTCTCAAACATGACAAGTACCAATGTTGTTCTTGACGGTACTGCTAATACTTATGTTCTTAAAGGATGTAACTTCAAATTCTTTAATGCAGGTATTGTTAATTTTGGTGATGGAGAAAAATGTGAAATAAGTAATATTAATATCGATAAGGTTAATTTGGATTCTAATTTGATTACTACAAATTCAAAAAACACAAACATTCATAACTGTAGTTTTTCAGATATTGATCTTCACGATCAATTTGTAGTTATCAAAACAAATGGACAAAACTCCAATATTACCAATGTTACTTTTACCAAATGTGGAAATGGTGAAGCAATCGAAGTCAATGGTGATAACACTATTGTATCTGATATAGAGTTCATCGGATTCTATTCATCAACTGACGGTAGTGGTTTAATCATTAAAAGTTCACACAACTTGATTGAAAACTGTACTTTCATCAACTGTACATCCAATATTAATGGTGGATCTTTAGTTGTCAAAGGCGGAGAATATAATGTAATCAATAATTGTACTTTCATTAACAGTACTACTACCGGTAGTGGAGGTGCAATAGATGTTCAAGGTAACAATAACATTATTAACAATTCCTACTTTGAAGGTAATGTAGCAACCAAAGCAATCATCAGCGAACAGCAAGATGGTGGAGGAGCTATTTACTTCAATGAGAATTATAGAAATTTAACAGTTGCAAACTCCTACTTTAAGGACAATATTGGATACAACTCTGGTGGTGCTATAAGATTGGCTGGTTCAGATTCAACTATTGAAAACTGTACTTTCCTTGGAAATTATGTGGAAACTGGAGGTAACGATGTTCCTTATGGTGGGGGAGCTATTTGGGCTGCTAAAAATTTGATTGTAATTAAAAATTCTACATTCATTAATAACAGCGCTCCTTATGGTGGAGCTTTAAGAGGCGCTGCAAACATAACTGATTCCAAATTTATTGGAAATAATGCTACTGACGGTAATGGTGGTGGAATTGACATGACCATTTATGACGTTCAAACCAATCCTCCGTTAGTGTCAGTGAGAGATACACTATTTTATAACAATACCGCTTGGGGAGGGTATCACAAGGATGATAGATCCCAAGGTGGTGGATTGCATACATACTGGCTTTCAGGTATTATAATTGAAAACTGTACTTTCATGAATAACACCGCTGCAAGAGGTGGAGGACTTGATTTATACCTTGTAAACGAGTCCTACATTAACAACAACGTATTCTACAACAACTCTGCTATTATCGGTGGAGGTATCGCTCTTGTAGGAGACAACGCAATTCTTCATGACAATGAAATTAAAGACAATTTAGCTGTCAGAGGTGCTGGTGCTCAGATTATTGGTAACAACTCTGAAATTTATGACTGTAATATCACAAACAATATTGCAAACTCAGGAGGAGGTTTATGGATTTCAGGAAACGGAACACTTATTAAGGATTCCCTAATAGAATGGAATGAGGCACTTATGGGTGGAGCAATCTACAAGTTCGGTAACACTTTAAACATGACCAATGTAACTGTTCACCATAACACTGCTTTGTTGGATGTTTCATCAAACATCACAGATTTACTTGCATTGCCAATTTTCGTACAATATAACTTTAAGTTTGTTCAAGATGGATTTGACTTGAATCTTACCTATGATGGTAGTCAAGGAAGGGGAGTCATAGATTATGATGTTGGTTTAGGTGGAGGACTATATACCTTAGGTAGTATCTCCGGTCAAAGTATTATCGATGATTGTCTATTCTACCACAATACTGCTCGTAACGGTTCTGCTATATATGCGGTTCCTTATAGCATGTTGGTAAATAACACATACTTCTATTCCAATTCCGCATGGTCTTACGCTTTACCAATAAACTTCGACAGTGCAACAATCAACGTTGGAGAAAAGCTTAAAGGAAACGTTACACTTATTGGTGGAGATAACTTAATCAATGCAATATACAATGCAAATTCTCCAAGTGCATTCCAATTGCGTAATGTTACCTATGAATACTATGATGGAGATAAAGTCGTAAACAGAACTACAAAAGTATTGGCTACTCCAGTTGACGGATATGAAAATAGTGAGGGTGGATCAGTAGTATACCAAGACGACCGTGAAAACAATCAGATTATAAACATTACCATTAAAAACAAAGAGGATAATCAAGTTGTATATCAGACATCAGGCCGTACCGACATTGCAGGTAACGTATACTTTGAAACACCGGAATTGCCGGTAGGAGAGTATACAATAGAGGCAGTCCACAAAAACGGAATTCCGTACCATCCAAACAGGGATTACTATTACACTGACATTGATAACGAAACCAACTTTGCAGTCATTGACGAAAGGGAAGAGGAAGTTGATGTTGGAGTAACTAAAGAAGCAAACGCAGATAGTGTATACTTAGGCCAAGAAGTGACTTGGACAATTACAGTAAAAAATCATGGTACAATAACTGCTGAAAATGTTGTACTTAATGATGTCTTGCCTGCAGGATTGGAATTTGTTTCTGCAGATCAAGAAGGATATGATTCTGCAAACGGTGTTTGGACAATAGGTAATTTAGATGCTGGCGAAAGTAAAACTCTAACAATTGTATCAAGAACCACTGCAAAAGGTTCAATTAAAAACACAGCTACTGTAACTACAGATTCCGTTGATGTTAATCCAGACAACGATGAAGATGATGATACTGTAGAAGTGGTTTCTGTTGACGTTGGGGTGACAAAGGAAGCTGATGTTGAAGTTGCTAATCCTGGAGACACTGTAACATGGACTGTTACAGTTACTAACAATGGTGATGGACTTGCTAAAGACGTAAATGTGACTGATACATTACCTGCTGGTTTAGCATATGTAAGTGCTACAGCTAGCGAAGGTACTTATGATTCTTTAAAAGGTGTTTGGACAATCGGTGACTTGACTGCTGGCCAAACCGTAACTTTAACCATTGTTTCAAGAGTTACCGAAACCGAGGAAGCTACAATAACCAACATTGCAAAGGTTACTACTTCATCTCCTGATACTGATCCTAACAACGATGAGGATAGCGACGATGTTGAAGTTGAGCCTGTCTGTGATGTGTCTATCGAAAAGGTAGCTGATCCAAAAACCGCTGTATTTGAAGATTCAGTAACATGGACTCTTACTGTTAAAAACAACGGTCCTTCCGTTGCTAAAAACGTAAAAGTAACTGATGTATTGCCAGCTAATTTGGATGCAACTTCAATTGTTCCAAGCAGAGGAACTTATAATGCAGATACTGGTATCTGGACAATTGGCGATTTGAATGTAAATGAAGAAGTTACCTTAACTATCGTAACAAAAATCACTGTTGACGCTAATGTAAATATTGTAAATACCGCGAAGGTAACTACAACCACCAAAGACAGCAATCCTGACAATGATGAGGATAGCGATGATGTGGATGTAACTGAAATTCCTTTACCTAAGGTTGATTTGGTTTTAACAAAAGAGGCTAATGAGACTAGTGTTGGTCCTAATGCTCCTGTAACCTGGACTATTATAGTTAAAAACGATGGTCCTGAGGATGCGGCCGATGTTGTTGTTAAGGATGTCTTGCCTGCTGGCTTAGGATATGTCAGTGCTACTGCTAGCCAAGGTACTTATGATGCAGCTACTGGTGTATGGACTATTGGTAGTTTGGCTAATGGTGCAACTGTAACCTTGACTATTGACACTATTGTTAACGTTAATACTGCACAGACTATTAAAAATGAAGCTGAAGTCAATACTTCCTCAAACGATACTGATCCTACTAACAACAAGGATGATGAGGATGTTGAAGTTGTTCCTGTCTGTGATGTAGCTGTTGAAAAGGTTGTTAGCCAAACTATAGCTAATCCTGACGATACTGTAACATGGACAATCACAGTTACAAACAACGGACCATCTGCCGCTGAAAACGTATTGGTTAAAGATGAAATACCTGCTAACTTGGATGCTAATTCCATTGTGGCAAGCAAAGGTACTTACGATTCCTTGAAAAATCTTTGGACAATCGGCGATTTGGCTGTAAATGAAAAGGTTACCTTAACTATTGTAACCAAAATTACTGCAACTGAGGCTATGGATATTACCAATGTTGCTAAAGCGAACACAACTACCAAGGATTCAAATCCTGACAATGATGAGGACAATGACACAGTTAAAGTTACATTAGTTCCAAAACCTGAAGTTGATTTGGTTTTAACAAAAGAGGCTAATGAGACTAGTGTTGGTCCTAATGCTCCTGTCTCATGGACCATTACAGTTACTAACAACGGTCCTGAGGATGCGACTGATGTTGTTGTTAAGGATGTCTTGCCTGCTGGCTTAGGATATGTTGACGCTACTGCTACCAAAGGTACTTATAATAAAGATACTGGTATTTGGACTATTGGTGATTTGGCTAATGGTGCAACTGTAACCTTGACTATTAATACTATTGTTAACGTTAATACTGCACAGACCATTGTAAATGAGGCTGAGGTCACTACCTCTTCAGATGATACCAATCCTGACAACAACAATGATGATGACGATGTCGAAGTTATTCCTGTCTGTGATGTTGTTGTTGTAAAAGAAGTTAACCAGACTGTTGCAGGCACTAACCAAGAAGTTACCTGGACTATTACTGTCACAAACAAAGGTCCATCCATAGCAAAAGACGTTGTTCTTAAGGATGTCTTGCCTTCTGGCTTGGAATTCGTTTCAGCAGATCAAACAGGTTATGCTGCAGATACCGGTGTCTGGAACATCGGAGATTTAGATGTTGATGCTACCGTAACTTTAACTATTGTAAGCAAAGTCACTGCACTTACCGGTGTAAACATTACAAACGTTGCAGAAGCTACCACAACAACTGAAGATTCAAACACTACAAACAACAAGGACAACGATACAGTAGAAGTGGATACTGTCTGTGATGTAGGTGTTGAAAAAACAGCTGATAAGACTGTTGCCAATCCGGAAGATACTGTAACATGGACTATCACAGTTACTAACAATGGTCCTTCTGTTGCTAAAGATGTAAAAGTTGAAGATGCTTTACCTGAAGGTTTAGAATACACTTTATCTACCACTACCGTAGGCAATTATGCTGACGGCATCTGGACTATTGGAGATTTAAATCCTGGTCAAAGTGTTACCTTAACTATTGTAAACAAAGTAACCGCTCTTAACAATGTAAACATTACAAATGTCGCTAAGGTAAACACCACTACCAAGGATACCAATCCTGAAAACGATAAGGACAACGATACAGTTGAAGTCATTCCGCTTTGTGATGTTGAAGTCGTAAAGGTCGTTAACCAGACCATTGTAAAACCGGGCGAATCTGTAACCTGGACAATTACAGTTAAAAACAACGGACCTCAAACAGCTAAAGATGTTGTTGTAGACGATCTCTTGCCTGCTGGATTGGAATTCGTTTCAGCTAATACTGCTACAGGAACTTATGCAAACGGCATTTGGACAATCGGTGATGTGGATGTCGATGGAACTGTAACCTTGACTCTCGTAACCAAAGTTACCGAAACTAAAGCTGCTAACTTGACAAATGTTGCAGAAGCTACCACAACTACCGAGGATACCAATCCTGACAACAACAAGGACAATGACACAGTTGAAGTCATTCCTGTATGTGATGTGGCTGTTGTTAAAGTTGCTAACGAAACCAAGGTAGGTCCTGATTCAAATGTTGAATGGACCATAACAGTTACCAACCACGGTCCTTCTGCTGCTGAGAATGTAAACGTAACTGATCTCTTACCTGAAGGTGTGGAATTCGTTTCAGCTAATGCTGGAGTCGGAGCTTATGCTGACGGTGTTTGGACAATTGGTGATTTGGAAGCTGGTAAATCCGTAAGCTTAACTCTTGTAACCAAGGTCACTGCAACTACTGGTAACATTACAAATGTCGCTAAGGTAAACACCACCACTGAGGATAACAATCCGGACAATGATGAGGACAATGAAACAATCGATGTGGTTCCGGTTACTGATGTGGCTGTCACTGTCACTGTCAATCAGACTGTTGTTCATCCTGAAGATGTCATTTCATGGAATGTTACCGCTACAAACAACGGACCTTCATTAGCTGAGAATGTAAACGTGACTGATCTTTTACCTGAAGGCTTGGAAGTTGTTGATGTAATTGTTCCTGATGGAACTAGCTATGACCGCGACACTAATGTTTGGACCATTGGTGACTTGTCTGTTGGAGAAGAATTGAAATTGGTAATTGTAACTAAGGTCAAGGAAGATGCAACCGGTAATTTGACTGTAGAAGGAACAATCGAAACATCTACCGTTGACACCAATCCAAACAACAATTATGATAATGACACAACCGAAGTTATCCGTGAAGTTCCAGTTTGTGATTTGGAAGTTGTAAAAGAAGTCAACCAAACTACCGTTAACCCTGGCGATACAATTGAATGGACTTTAACAGTTACTAACAACGGTCCTTCTGCTGCTGAAGATGTATGTGTGACTGACGTATTGCCTGCTGGTCTTGAATTTGTTGATGCTGCCGCTTCTGTTGGCAACTTCGAGAACAATGTTTGGATCATAGGCGATTTGGAAGCTGACCATACTGTAACCTTGACCATCATAACCAAGGTCACTGAAACTGCAGCGGTTAACATTACAAATGTCGCTAAGGTAAACACCACTACTGAGGATAACAAGCCGGACAATGATGAGGACAACGATACTGTTGAAGTTGTTCCTGTCTGTGACGTTGAAGTTGTAAAAGTGGCTAATCAGACTGTTGTAAATGCTGGCGAGTCCGTAACATGGACTGTAACCGTTACCAATAACGGTCCTTCTACCGCTGAAAATGTGAAAGTGACTGACGTATTGCCTTCTGGCTTAGAATCCATTTCAGCTAATGCTGATGTTGGTGCTTATGCTGGCGGTGTTTGGACTGTTGGTGATTTGGAAGCTGGCCAAACTGCAACATTAACTATCGTAACCAAAGTCACTTCTACTGCAGATACTCATATGAATATAACTAACGTGGCTCAAGGAAACACTACTACCAAGGATACAAATCCTGACAACGACAAGGACAATGAAACAATCGAAGTTGTTCCGGTTACCGATGTAGGAGTTACTGTTAAAGTCAACCAGACTGTTGTTCATCCTGAAGATGTCATTTCATGGAATGTTACAGCTACAAACAACGGACCTTCATTGGCTAAGGATGTAAACGTAACTGACCTTTTACCTGAAGGCTTAGAGTTTGTCGATGTAATTGTTCCTGATGGAACCAGCTATAATCCTGACACTAACGTCTGGACCATCGGTGACTTGCCTGTTGGAGAAGAATTGACATTAGTCATTGTAACTAAGGTCAAGGAAAATGCAACTGGTGACTTAACAGTGGAAGCTACTGTTGGTACCTCTTCAGTTGACACTAACCCAAACAACGATTATGATAAGGATACTACCAAGGTAATCGGTAATTCTACTGATTTGATCGTATTCAAAATAGCTAACAAGGACAAATACGCTATTGGAGATACTGCAAAATGGACTATTGTCATTCATAATACTGGCGATGTGGATGCATTAAATGTAAAAGCAAATGACCTCTTGCCTGAAGGCGTTCTTTATTTAAGCTCTAGTGCAACTCAAGGTATCTACGATCTTGAAACTGGTGTTTGGAATGTTGGAACCTTGGCTGCAGGTAACTATGTGATTATTGACATCTACACCAAAGTTGTCTCTGCAGGTAATTTAACCAACTCTGTAAACGTTACAACCGATACACCTGAAACAGATTATGAAAACAACTATGCAACCTTCACAATATCTGTTGAAGAGGAACTGGTTCCTGCACCTGAAAACGAAACAAACAATGAAACCCACGTAATCGAAAACGAGATCGTAAAACCAGCAATGTTAAACACTGGAAATCCTATCATGGCATTATTAGTATTGTTAATGTTGCCATTAGTGGGATACATTCGCAGAAAAGAATAATATTTCTTTTCTTCTTTTTTTATTTTTAATAAAGAAATAAATTTTAACTTATTTTACTTAACTTCTATTAATTTAATCAATGCTTCTTTTCATTATCTAGGGGTTTATTCTTAAACTTCAATATGTTCTCTGCTGAGTATAGATGGAGCAATCAAAACAAATAGGATATTTCATAAAAACCCATTTTCATCCAATGCCATTATTAATAAAATTTATACACTATGCAATAGATAAATTAATAATAGTATAGGTGATTTAATGAAAAGTGATAATATTAAAAAAGGAATTCAAAGAGCACCACACAGGTCTTTGTTAAGGGCTTGTGGTCTTAAAGATAAAGATTTTGAAAAACCTTTTATTGGAATTGCTAACAGTTTTACAGATATTGTTCCAGGACACATTCACCTTAGAGAATTGGTAGAATTTGTAAAGGAAGGAATAATAGCTGCTGGAGGTATTCCTTTTGAATTTGATACAATGGCAGTTTGTGATGGTATTGCCATGAATCATGAAGGAATGAAGTATTCCCTTCCTTCAAGAGAAATTATTGCAGCAACTGTTGAAAGTATGGCAAAAGGACATAGTTTTGACGGTTTGGTACTGATTCCAAGTTGTGATAAGGTAGTTCCAGGAATGATTATGGGAGCTACCAGGGTAAATGTTCCTACAATCGTTGTTACTGGAGGACCAATGATTGCTGGACGCTACAATGACAAAAACGTTGATTTAATTAGTGTTTATGAAGCTGTTGGAGAACATTCTGCAGGAAAAATGACAGCTGAAGAGGTTGAAGAACTTGAAAGATGCGCATGTCCTGGAGCTGGAAGCTGCTCTGGTTTGTTTACAGCTAATACAATGGCTTGCGTTACAGAAACTTTAGGTTTGTCATTGCCGATGTGTGCAACTACTCATGCAGAGGACAAGGCAAACCAGGAAGTGGCTTATGAATCAGGTAAGCGCATAGTGGAATTGGTAAAAGAGGACATCAAGCCATCTGATATTTTAACCCAGGAAGCCTTCAACAACGCTATTGCTGTCGACATGGCATTAGGTGGTTCAAGTAACACTGCACTTCACATTCCAGCTTTAGCAAGTGAAGTTGGTGGATTGGAAGTGGATTTGGACTTATTTGATAAAATAAGCCGTGAAGTGCCACATATTGCATTAATTTCACCTGCTGGTCAAGACACAATGATGGATTTACATGAGGCTGGAGGTATTCCTGCAGTTCTAAAAACATTAGGGGATAAAATTGACACAGATCAAATAACCGTAACCGGAAAGACCATAGCTGAGAATATTGAAGATGTTGAAGTTAAAAACGAAAATGTAATCCATCCGCTAGACAATCCTGTTCATGAAGATGGTGGAATCGCTATTTTGAAAGGAAACATTGCTCCTAATGGTTCAGTTGTTAAAAAAGGTGCAGTTGCCGATGATTTGATGCATCTTAAAGGACCTGCAAAAGTATATACAAGTGAAGAGGATGTTACAGCAGCAATATTCAACCATGAAATTGATGAAGGGGACATTATTGTAATTATCTACGAAGGCCCTAAAGGAGGCCCAGGTATGAGGGAGATGCTCAACCCAACATCTGCTATTGCAGGAATGAATATTAAAAATGTGGGTCTTATTACTGACGGTAGATTCTCAGGTGGAACTAGAGGTCCTTGTATAGGTCATATTTCTCCAGAAGCTATGGCTGGCGGCCCTATTGGAGCAATTAGGGATGGAGACATAATTGAAATTGATATCAATAACCGTTCAATCAACGTTGACTTGACTGATGAGGAAATCGCATCCAGATTGGCTGAAATGGAATATCCTGAAAAAGATGTTGATGGTTGGCTTTCCATTTATCAAAAACTTGTTTCCTCAGCAGATAAAGGAGCTATCTTAAGGTAAGTGTTTGCTATGAAACTTTTAAGATTTAATGACATTGATGTTGATGAAGTTATTAAAAGATCAGAACAGAATGTAAACGAAGTTCTAGACATTGTAGCTGATATAATAAGCAATGTTCGTTCAAACAAGGATGAAGCTTTAAAGGAATACACTGAAAAATTCGATGGTGTTAAATTAGATGATTTGAAAGTATCTGAAGCCGAAATCAAAGAAGCTTATGAAAAAATTGACGATGATTTATTGAAATCACTCAAATTGGCTTTAAAAAATATTGAAGACTTCCATAAGAAGGAAATTCCTGAA from Methanobrevibacter sp. includes the following:
- the ilvD gene encoding dihydroxy-acid dehydratase — its product is MKSDNIKKGIQRAPHRSLLRACGLKDKDFEKPFIGIANSFTDIVPGHIHLRELVEFVKEGIIAAGGIPFEFDTMAVCDGIAMNHEGMKYSLPSREIIAATVESMAKGHSFDGLVLIPSCDKVVPGMIMGATRVNVPTIVVTGGPMIAGRYNDKNVDLISVYEAVGEHSAGKMTAEEVEELERCACPGAGSCSGLFTANTMACVTETLGLSLPMCATTHAEDKANQEVAYESGKRIVELVKEDIKPSDILTQEAFNNAIAVDMALGGSSNTALHIPALASEVGGLEVDLDLFDKISREVPHIALISPAGQDTMMDLHEAGGIPAVLKTLGDKIDTDQITVTGKTIAENIEDVEVKNENVIHPLDNPVHEDGGIAILKGNIAPNGSVVKKGAVADDLMHLKGPAKVYTSEEDVTAAIFNHEIDEGDIIVIIYEGPKGGPGMREMLNPTSAIAGMNIKNVGLITDGRFSGGTRGPCIGHISPEAMAGGPIGAIRDGDIIEIDINNRSINVDLTDEEIASRLAEMEYPEKDVDGWLSIYQKLVSSADKGAILR